Genomic DNA from Alicyclobacillus fastidiosus:
CACGTTCGAGGCTCTGCTCGGCGGCGCAAGTCAGGTCGTTCCTGGCAGTGAGGGGCTCATCTTTTTGCCTTACTTGATGGGCGAGCGCACGCCCATTCTCGATCCGCTCGCGCGCGGCGCCTGGCTCGGCCTCTCGCGCAGACACCGCCAAGCGCACTTGGTGCGGGCTCTGCTCGAAGGCGTGTCGCTGAGCCTGACCGACTGTTGGAATGCCATGGAAAAACAAGGTGTCAAGGCGACAGAGTGGCTCGTCTCCGGAGGAGGAGCCAATAGCCGACTCTGGGTGGAGATTCTCTCAGCGTCTGTGAAGCGGCCGCTGCAGGTCGTTCAGGCCCGCTATGGCCCTGCACTCGGCGCGGCGATGATCGCCGCCGACGGCGTGGGCTTTGGTGCGCGCAGGGACGGCGTGCTCGACTGGGTGCAAAAAGGCGATGACATCGAGGGGCCGCCTGCTTGGCAAGTGTCTTATGAGCGCCTCTACTCGCTATACCAAACCGCATACGTGCAGTTAAAAGATGTGTTTCACGCACTGGCAGATGAATCCTGAAAGGGGCACGAATCCATGAAAAAAGTACTCGTCGTCTACGGTGGATGGGAAGGACATTACCCGAAGGAGATAGCGCTCATGTTCGAAGAGCTGCTCGAACAAAAGGACATCCGCGTGACGTTGTCCGACACGCTGGATGTTTTCTCCAGCGTCGACGATTTGCGACAATACCAACTTATCGTCCCGCATTGGACGCAAGGCGATATCACGTCGGAGCAGTTTGAGGCACTGCGTCAGGCCGTTCATGGTGGGGTGGGGCTGGCAGGCATTCATGGCGGTATGGGCGACGCCTTCCGCAACGTTCCCGAGTATCAATTTATGGTTGGCGGCCAATGGGTGGCGCATCCGGGTAACGATGGCGTGACGTACGGCGTCCACATCGTCGACAAGGAGCACGTGATCACAGCTGGCGTCTCCGACTTCACCGTCACCTCAGAGCAGTATTACATGCACGTCGATCCCGCCATCCACACGCTCGCCACCACGAACTTCGGCGACGTGACCATGCCTGTGGCGTGGACGAAGACATACGGAACAGGCAAAGTGTTTTATCACTCGCTCGGCCATAAGCCGGACATCGTGGCGATGCCAGAGGTCACGCGCATGACGGTCCAAGGTATGCTGTGGGCTGCTGCTGACAACTAAAGACAGGCACGGGAGGGAATCACATGACGAGCATCAACGTTGGAATTATCGGCTGTGGGAACATCAGCGCCATCTATCTCAGTAATCTGTCGAAATTCCCGAACGTCCACGTGTCAGCTTGTGCCGACATCGACATCGAGCGAGCCACGGCACGCGCGGCGGAATTTAACGTCGATAAGGCATGTAGTGTCGAGGAATTGTTACAGGACGAGGAAATACAACTGGTCGTCAACTTGACGATTCCCAAAGCACATGCAGAGGTGTGCATCCGCGCGCTCGAAGCGGGCAAGCATGTGCACGTGGAGAAGCCGCTCGCCACCGACACCGCGAGCGCGCGCCAGATTCTCGACGTCGCTAAGGCGCACAACCTGCGCGTCGGCGTGGCGCCGGACACGTTTCTCGGCGCGGGACTTCAGACCACCCGCAAGGTCCTCGACGACGGCTGGATCGGTCGGCCGGTCGCCGCAACCGCATTCATGATGTCGCACGGCCACGAGCGCTGGCATCCAGACCCGGCGTTCTTCTACCAACAGGGTGGTGGCCCAATGTACGACATGGGGCCGTATTACCTGACCGCGTTTGTTCACTTGCTGGGACCTGCCAATCGCGTGACAGCGTCCACGCAAATGTCGTTTGCAGAGCGGACGATCCTCAGCGAGCCGAAGCGCGGCGAGAAAATCCAGGTGGAGGTTCCGACGCATATCGCTGGCATCGTCGATTTTGAATGTGGCGCTGTCGCTACGCTCGTCACG
This window encodes:
- a CDS encoding ThuA domain-containing protein; the protein is MKKVLVVYGGWEGHYPKEIALMFEELLEQKDIRVTLSDTLDVFSSVDDLRQYQLIVPHWTQGDITSEQFEALRQAVHGGVGLAGIHGGMGDAFRNVPEYQFMVGGQWVAHPGNDGVTYGVHIVDKEHVITAGVSDFTVTSEQYYMHVDPAIHTLATTNFGDVTMPVAWTKTYGTGKVFYHSLGHKPDIVAMPEVTRMTVQGMLWAAADN
- a CDS encoding Gfo/Idh/MocA family oxidoreductase — its product is MTSINVGIIGCGNISAIYLSNLSKFPNVHVSACADIDIERATARAAEFNVDKACSVEELLQDEEIQLVVNLTIPKAHAEVCIRALEAGKHVHVEKPLATDTASARQILDVAKAHNLRVGVAPDTFLGAGLQTTRKVLDDGWIGRPVAATAFMMSHGHERWHPDPAFFYQQGGGPMYDMGPYYLTAFVHLLGPANRVTASTQMSFAERTILSEPKRGEKIQVEVPTHIAGIVDFECGAVATLVTSFDVWHAELPRIEIYGTEGTISVPDPNTFGGPVRVRRYDANEWTEMPLTHGFSENSRGLAVADMADAIMQDRPHRASLEQGLHVLEMMEGFHTASTENRHVELAHQCQRPEPLPVGFSLDQFFSSGKVAILS